GTGCGAAGTTACGCGAGCTGTATGCCCAGGATCAGAGCCGGGGCGAAGAGATCCAGAAGCTGCTTACTGGAACCGATGCCGCGAGCTTGCGTGGCGTGTTGCTGGCACCTGAGACCTCGACCCGAGTACTTTGGAACCACCCAGGTGCCTGCGACGACCGCGACATCTGGCATTATCTAGACGACGTCCTCACAATCGAGCAGATTCGTAGCGGATGCGCCAGGGAGGATGTCGCGATCCGGAGCTTCACCTCTTGGTCAGCGCTAGGCGACTTCTTCTTGAGCGAAGAGGGAATTATTATTGCGCAAACGCCGATTTCTGGCCTCGTGATTGATGCGGCCAGTCCGGCGGCGACTTGTTTCAAGTCGTCCAACGCATTAGACCAGTCGCTGCAGTTGTCGTGCTATACCGATCTCTCGCTGAAGGCGAAGGCGCTGAGTTGTTTCCAGGCTGCCATGGATGGACTGGAAGCCGTCGATATACGGCTGGCTGCATTTGTTCGCAAATTCACCAGGGTAGCCAACCTCATCGTGGATGCCGATGGGAGATTCTCTTCGGGATCTACAGGTGAATACGTCGGCCGCTCCATTTTCTGCAACGCGCATTTGCCGGCAGTGGATGCTGGCATTCTGGCGGAAGCTCTCGTGCACGAGTCCATTCACTCACTGCTTTACATGCATGAAACTTGCGAGCCGTGGGTCGCCAGCGACGACTTGCGAGCTAACGACGCTGTGGTTGTGTCTCCCTGGACGGGTGTGCGGTTGCCATTGCGTAACTACTTGCAGGCTTGCTTTGTGTGGTTCGGCCTGGCAGAGTTCTGGAGCATGGCTCACGGCTCCGACGCGTTCCCGGGCAAGCAGTGCGTTGCACGATATAAGGCAGCGGCACGCGGTTTCAACAGCGCCCCGTTGGAGGATAACATCGCCTCGTTTCAAGTGCAGATATCCGCCGAGTTGCTGGACAAACTCCGTTTGATGCAAAGCTTGCGTCAGGATCCGGACGGGCGGAACAACGCCAAGTGCGCTAATCTTTAGCGGGCTGCCGGATTTTCCGCTATCGCGAAGCTGCAGCATTCTCGACGAGTGCCAAATCGCCAAGTCACTCATCGAGACTGAATCGCGAACGGTAGCTAGGCCGTATCCACATATAGACTTTTCAGATTTGTACTGATTTGTTTCAGTTGGAGTGTGGCGAGTCGATACGAGTTGAGTGAAGCGCAGTGGGAGCGGATCAAGGACCTGCTTCCGGGTCGAGTAGAGCATGTGGGGCGGACGGCGCTGGACAACCGCCACTTCGTCAACGGCGTGTTGTGGGTGTTGCGTTCTGGGGCGCGATGGAGTGATCTTCCAGAGAGCGCTATGGCAAGTACAAGAGTGTCCACACTCGTTTTATGCGCTGGGCGCGAAGCAAGGTATGGGAACGCATTTTCGACGATCTGGTGCGGGACAAGAAAAACCAGTACCTGATGATCGACTCGACGATCGTGCGAGCGCACCAGCAAGCGGCCACGGGCCGCAAAAAGGGGGCGAAGAAGACAAGGCTCTGGGGCGTTCCCGAGGAGGTCTGAGCACCAAAATCCATCTGCTGGCCGACGAAGACGGGCTGCCTCTGCGGTTCCGCATCACTGCAGGACAGGCCGGAGAGTATGCACCGGCTGCAGAGTTGCTCGAAGGGCAAACTGCGGAAGCTGTCATCGCCGACCATGGCTACGATGCAGATGTTTTGGTGGCACAGTCGGAGAGCTTCGGTGCGAAGGCCGTGATCCCGCCCAAATGTAATCGCAAGCTACAGCGAGCCTATGACCGCCAACTCTACAAGCACCGCAACCGCATCGAACGATGCTTCAACAAGCTCAAACACTTCCGGCGCTTCGCCACAAGGTACTGCAAAACCATACAGGCTTTCCGCTCCTTCACCGCTCTCGCATGCGCATGGCTCAGGCTCAAGCTATATGTGGATACGCCCTAGGTTCCGTATACTTGGTGTCTCGAAAGCTAGCCAATGCAGGCAATCATCTATCGCCGTTACGGTCCACCCGACGTTCTTGAATACAAGGAATTAGACAGACCTGTTCTGGCCCCAGGAGAGGTCCTGATTCAGGTTCGCGCCGCATCGGTCAACCCATACGACTGGCATTTTCCGCGCGGGACGCCGTCTTTCATCCGTCTGTTTACCGGACGGCGACGGCCAAGTTACAAAAGCTTCAACGACATTAACCAAATTCTGCTGAAAGACACACTTTCAAACGAACCCAATGTCAATCTGCTGAACCAGCAAAAGCAAGCAATGGATATCCTACGTGTCGAACTTGCCGAACTCACCTCCGAGCAGACCAATATCCGCTAAGCAAATCGTGTAAGACTGACGCGTATTCTGGGCAGACTGTCCGCAATCGGTATTGGGGGCGGTGCGTTTACGCGGTCCTGCTTCTTTGGTACGGAAATGCTCTCTTTCGCGAGATCACGTCGGCTTTTCGACAGCAGTTGTACGAGACTGAACTCCGGCGCGACTATTTAGAGACGACTCTGGAGAGCATTGGGGACGCCGTCATTGTCTGCGACTCCTCTGGGAAAGTAACGTTGATGAATACTGCCGCCGTGGAGGCGACGGGTTGGAAGAGCGAGCAGGCGAAAGGGCAGCCACTCGAAAGTGTGTTTCGGATTATTAACGAAGGCACGAGGGAGCCCGTAGAGAGCCCCGTTGCGAAGGTTCTTCGAGTCGGCGGTGTAGTCGGGCTCGCGAACCACACCCTCCCGGTCCGACGCGATGGGTCGGAGTTACCCATTGACGACAGTGGAGCGCCCATACGTGGAAAGAACAAGGAGATCGTTGGCGTTGTGCTGGTTTTTAGGGACATTGCGCAATCTTCTTTCGGGACTCAAGCGAATCGCGAATTTTCCGGAATCGCCCAGACCAACACTCGTGATGGCGGGACGAAGTTTAAATATTCAGGCAGCCCAGCGTGCAATCTCCGGACAGTCCTGTCCTCCAAGCCACATCGTAATCACGTCGGCTATCTCGCAAGCTTGCTCGGCGATTTGACCCAGGCAGCGGACAATCGACAATTCGAACTGAGCAACGGATCCCGCACGCCGTGCGATTACTATCTGATCAAGGTCGAGTGTCGATGCAAGCCATAGATGACCACTCAGGGCATTCAGGATTGCTCTCGAGTGCTGAATCTCCCGATTGAATAGGGCTACGGTGTACAGGCGCACAAGACCATTGATGAAATTTTCCACCTCTTTGTATGACGAAATGGAAGATTCGCTCTCGCGATCGCTCTCCAAAATGAGCAAAGTATTTTGCGCAATCTCCGTGGCCGCTGTAACCGTGACAAGTAATGCGCCGTACAAGCGCAATGCGAAACAAGCTGGTGGCGCGTTCTCATCAAAGAAGTCGTTTGCGACGTTTAGAGTGCTACCTTGATCGCCGAATCGAAGTTGCAACTCGCACAAGTCGTGCTGGGCTTGGTGAACGAGGCGGCAGGCTTCGATACTTTTTAGCTCATATGCTTTGATCGCGTAATCGACGGTTCGTTGCGAAAGCCTGGCCATTCTGAGCAGGTGAGAATGTGAAATGAAACTCGTTTCGCGGTACTCCATAATTCATTCGTTCCTTTCTGATCTCGCACGACTTATATCTGTCTCGTCAGCAGATGATCGACCAGTACAGCTAATAGACAGCAAGGGTTCGTTGCTGGAAGACGTTCAACCAATATGGCTGAGTGTCTGATCGGCGGAAGCCATCGAGTTCGCGTGTGCTGGAATATTCTGATTTACTCGAAAGAAGTTGGTCGGGTCATACCTTTCCTTGAGCTTGACCAGCTTGTCGAAGTTGTCCTGATACGTTGCGCGAATCCGGTCTTCTCCTTCGCCGTCCATCATAAAGTTGACATATGCGCCGCCGGTTCCGTAGGGATGCAAAGCCTCCCAATATGCTTTGGCCCAGGACGTGATGCGGTCCTTATTGGCCGGATCCGGATCAACGCCGACAATGACTTCGCTCCAGACAGCGTTGCGATGACTCCATGGAGTGTCATTTCGTCCCGGCTTATGTGCGGCACCGTTGATCGGGTAGAGATGCATCGTGGAGTGCAATGTCGGAAGGTCCGACCCGTGTTTTACGTGAAGTGCGATCGCTTCGTCGCTCAACTCATTGACGAAGTCCGCCTTCCAATACCACTGAAGGCCCGGAGTGTAGAGTCCGTCGAACATGCCCTGCAGCATCGGGAATGGCATTGGTGCGAAGAATTCGAAAGACGGCGAGCGGAAACTACGTAGCGGCTCCAGGATCTCATTGGCTTGTTCGAGTCCTCCGTTGTAGCACCATACGATGGCACACATCTTCTTGAAGTGCAGAGCTTCGGGAAACGGCGGCGCGGGGGGTACAGTGATAAATGCAAAGAATCCATTGATCTCCTCCGGCGCCTGCACGATGAACTCGCGGTACCACTTCATAATGTCGGCTGCATGATCCAGTTCCCACAACATCGGGCCTGCGCACACTGTTGAAACTGGATGCGCCTGGAAAAGAAATGACGTAACGACGCCGAAGTTCCCGCCGCCTCCACGTATTGCCCAAAACAGGTCGCTGTTTTGATCGGCGTCGGCCGTGACAAATGTTCCGTCTGCCAGCACTACATCAGCAGCCAGAAGGTTATCGATTGTCAGGCCGTATTGCCTTGTCAGATGGCCCATGCCGCCGCCCAGCGTCAGACCACCTACACCGGTGGTCGAGATGATTCCGGATGGCACAGCAAGTCCGAAGGCGTGCGTGCCGTGATCTACGTCGGCCCAAGTGCAACCTCCACCAACGCGCACGGTTCGTGCAGCAGGATCAACATGAACGTACTTGATCTGCGATAGATCGACTACGATGCCATCGTCGCAAACTCCCAGGCCTCCGGCGTTATGGCCGCCACCACGAACCGAGACAAGCAGATCGTGTTGGCTCGCAAATCGAATCGCGGCCATCACATCGGCGACGTCGGTGCAGTAGGCGATCAGTCGCGGTTTGCGGCTGATCATGGCGTTGTATACTTTGCGGGCCTCTTCATAGCGTTCATCCGAGGGCTCGATCAATTCCCCGCGGAGCTGGCTCTTAAGTTGGGCGATGGCTTCCTGATTCATGGGTCTCTCCAGATCCGGGGAAATAATCACGGATACAAAGACTACTTTGCGCTGCGAGGCGTTCCGAAAACGTTCTAAGGCGGGCCCAATTAGCGTTCGGCGGCGATTTCGGTGGTTTTCAACGGGGGTAGATCACGGAGCCGGGTGGCTGCCCTGATCTCAAACAACGATGCGCCTGTCCGCCGAGCAAGTTCGACTGCCTGACGATAGCTTGCTTGCGCCTGGGAGTAACTTCCGCTTCTGCAGAGGATATCTCCATGAATCCGGTAGAGTTCAGGCGCTGCCCATGCCTCCGCGTTCTTGCCGAGAAAGGCAAATGCAGTGGCGATATTGGCAAGGGCATCCCTTACCTGACCAGCGCGTTCGCAAACCTCCGCCAAAAGGCCATAGTAGAAAGGCAGGCGAAGTTCCGCTCGAACCGATTTCAACGTGTCGAGGGCCGGTCGGATCCTACTCAATCCGGCTGACACATCTCCTTGCAGGCCAATCCCCCAGCCCGCAATAATCTCAGCCACCGCCAGATAATAGACGAATCCATATTTCCGACAAATCTCAGAAGCCTCGTTGGCGCGGGCTAGTGCGAGGTCGTATTCTCCCTGGTAAACGTTCAACATCGCAGCATAGTCGAGGGCGATCCCCAGCGTGAATGGGTGAGAGAATCCACGTGCGCGCGCGATCGATCCGTCGCTCTTCGAAATTGCCTCCCCCGCAAGACCGAACAAGCAAAGCAGATGCGAGAAATACGCACGCTGGAGTACGCCCACGTCCGGACCTGCGAATAGAGAGAGCGCGGGATGTGGAGGCCCTTCTGACGACGGATCAGCCATCTTGATCTCCTCCCACGACGCATGGAGCCGTCCAAGATGAAACAGGCTGGTGCCAAGAAGAAAATGGCCGGCCATCTCCTGTGCAGCTGCCCCTTCGCGTCGTGCATCATCCACTGAGTCCTGCGCGAGTCGCCTCGACTCCTCCAGATCACCTCGTACGATGTGGAATAGCCAGGAGCCACTTACAAGGGGAAAGAGATGATTTTGATCGCCCAACCGTTTCGATAGGATGAGCCCACGCTCGTAAGTCTCGCCGACTTCTGGCATGCTGTAACCAGCAGTCCTGACGAGAGGCGGACCAAGCACCACGAGCAGTCCGAGCTCTTCCCTGTCACGCTTTATGGATTCCGGAAGATCTCTGCAGAGGGTCAGCGCGCGCCTGATCAAGCCTGCAGCTTCGGCATCGGAAAATCGCTGTTTCGCTACGAAAGCTGCAGACTTGTAGGAATTAATTGCCTCTTCAGCCATCCCAGCCGCATCGTAATGGCCTGCCAACCATCCGCTCAACGCCTCGAACTCCGGCGGATAAAGTTCCTTAAGGGCGCGAACCACGCGGCGATGCAGCATCCTTCTCCGAATAGGATTCAATTCGACATACGCAACCTCTCTCAGCAGGCCATGAGTGAAGTCATATGCGTCCACACCCTGGCCATCGATGATACGACGTTGCCATAGTTCTTCTAACGCACGCGACATGCTGTCTTCGTCCCAATCGCTTGCCTTGGCGAGTAGATCAAGCGTGAAAGATCGGCCAACGGTTGCTGCAAGCCCGGCCAGTTCGAAGGCAGGCGCCGAAAGCTGCGCGAAGCGTGCCGTGATCACCGCCTGCAGACGTGGGGGCACCGTGCTCTCTGACGCGTGGTCATCGAGTGATGCACGCACACTCTCCACAACGAAAAGCGGGTTACCTTTCGTAGCCTGATACAGGCTGCTCAGGAAAACGGGATCTATCTCGCGCTTCGCAGTCTGAGCGGCAAGTGCTGCAGTCTCCTCCACGCTAAGCGGATCGATAGCGATCTCGGACGATCGCCCGTGTTGGTCCAACTCTCGCATCAGTCCTGCTAGAGGGTGGTTCCGATCTGTATCTCCCGTGCGGACGGTACCGATCACCAGAAACCGATCGGCTGGCGCAGAACGGAACAGAGAACGGAGCCAGTCGAAGGTGTCGTGATCGCACCATTGAAGGTCATCGACCAGCAGTAGCAGCGGCTTTGGAGCCAGCCGGAATGCCGCGTTCAATGCCTCGTGCAGGTGCATCCGCTGCCAACTTTCCGTGAGCGGTTGAGGCGGCGATAAATCGGCGTTCTCGGCAAGAATTTCGGGGAGAAGTCGGACCAGTTCAGCGAGCTGGGATTTGGGCAACTGGCCGCGCACGAGCCTCAGAGGTTCCGTTCGAAGCCACTCGACCACCGGTCCGTACGCCAATTGTGCGTGCGCGGTATAGCAGCGGGCGAGCGCCGCGGTTCGGCCGAGTTGACGGGAACAAGAGTCAAAGAGCTCCTCAGCCAGACGAGTTTTGCCAACGCCGGGCTCTCCCACAATCAAAGCAAGATGAGATTCGCCCGCTACTACGCGGTGCCAACATCCGATCAGGCGCTCCCACTCTGACTTCCGGCCTACCATCGGTTGCGGTTTTGTTGAAGCGAACGGCGGAAATGCTGCAGGGCCGTTTGGAAGATCGTCAGATTTAAGCGCCTGTGTGAAAATCTCCTGCGTCGCCTTGGCAGGGCTGACACCCAGCTCGCGCTGCAGGTTACGTTTGCACTGGTGATAGACCCGCAGAGCACTCGACCGGTCGTGATTGCGCACATGGAGCCGCATGAGTGTCTGGTAGTACGACTCCCGAAGCGAATCAAGGGCCACGAGCCGAGTAGCGTGGCGAATGCCTTCCCTATAGTCGCCGATCATTT
This DNA window, taken from Edaphobacter lichenicola, encodes the following:
- a CDS encoding aKG-HExxH-type peptide beta-hydroxylase; the encoded protein is MLDSVVETLRWQFSEQTSLDTAEENYTSVLAQALGAKLRELYAQDQSRGEEIQKLLTGTDAASLRGVLLAPETSTRVLWNHPGACDDRDIWHYLDDVLTIEQIRSGCAREDVAIRSFTSWSALGDFFLSEEGIIIAQTPISGLVIDAASPAATCFKSSNALDQSLQLSCYTDLSLKAKALSCFQAAMDGLEAVDIRLAAFVRKFTRVANLIVDADGRFSSGSTGEYVGRSIFCNAHLPAVDAGILAEALVHESIHSLLYMHETCEPWVASDDLRANDAVVVSPWTGVRLPLRNYLQACFVWFGLAEFWSMAHGSDAFPGKQCVARYKAAARGFNSAPLEDNIASFQVQISAELLDKLRLMQSLRQDPDGRNNAKCANL
- a CDS encoding FAD-binding oxidoreductase, which translates into the protein MNQEAIAQLKSQLRGELIEPSDERYEEARKVYNAMISRKPRLIAYCTDVADVMAAIRFASQHDLLVSVRGGGHNAGGLGVCDDGIVVDLSQIKYVHVDPAARTVRVGGGCTWADVDHGTHAFGLAVPSGIISTTGVGGLTLGGGMGHLTRQYGLTIDNLLAADVVLADGTFVTADADQNSDLFWAIRGGGGNFGVVTSFLFQAHPVSTVCAGPMLWELDHAADIMKWYREFIVQAPEEINGFFAFITVPPAPPFPEALHFKKMCAIVWCYNGGLEQANEILEPLRSFRSPSFEFFAPMPFPMLQGMFDGLYTPGLQWYWKADFVNELSDEAIALHVKHGSDLPTLHSTMHLYPINGAAHKPGRNDTPWSHRNAVWSEVIVGVDPDPANKDRITSWAKAYWEALHPYGTGGAYVNFMMDGEGEDRIRATYQDNFDKLVKLKERYDPTNFFRVNQNIPAHANSMASADQTLSHIG
- a CDS encoding ATP-binding protein gives rise to the protein MTPIRIELLGKLRFTFGQNPVTSVNTNRMRSLLAYLVLNREAAQSREHLAYLLWPESVDTQARTNLRQLLHNLRRALPVECSLLVSDNHSVRWLPDDSCAIDVAEFESAKRAAEHGPESDVSASRQALEDAVRLYQDDLLPDLYDEWIRPRRDLLRQQFADVLSRLVGLLEMIGDYREGIRHATRLVALDSLRESYYQTLMRLHVRNHDRSSALRVYHQCKRNLQRELGVSPAKATQEIFTQALKSDDLPNGPAAFPPFASTKPQPMVGRKSEWERLIGCWHRVVAGESHLALIVGEPGVGKTRLAEELFDSCSRQLGRTAALARCYTAHAQLAYGPVVEWLRTEPLRLVRGQLPKSQLAELVRLLPEILAENADLSPPQPLTESWQRMHLHEALNAAFRLAPKPLLLLVDDLQWCDHDTFDWLRSLFRSAPADRFLVIGTVRTGDTDRNHPLAGLMRELDQHGRSSEIAIDPLSVEETAALAAQTAKREIDPVFLSSLYQATKGNPLFVVESVRASLDDHASESTVPPRLQAVITARFAQLSAPAFELAGLAATVGRSFTLDLLAKASDWDEDSMSRALEELWQRRIIDGQGVDAYDFTHGLLREVAYVELNPIRRRMLHRRVVRALKELYPPEFEALSGWLAGHYDAAGMAEEAINSYKSAAFVAKQRFSDAEAAGLIRRALTLCRDLPESIKRDREELGLLVVLGPPLVRTAGYSMPEVGETYERGLILSKRLGDQNHLFPLVSGSWLFHIVRGDLEESRRLAQDSVDDARREGAAAQEMAGHFLLGTSLFHLGRLHASWEEIKMADPSSEGPPHPALSLFAGPDVGVLQRAYFSHLLCLFGLAGEAISKSDGSIARARGFSHPFTLGIALDYAAMLNVYQGEYDLALARANEASEICRKYGFVYYLAVAEIIAGWGIGLQGDVSAGLSRIRPALDTLKSVRAELRLPFYYGLLAEVCERAGQVRDALANIATAFAFLGKNAEAWAAPELYRIHGDILCRSGSYSQAQASYRQAVELARRTGASLFEIRAATRLRDLPPLKTTEIAAER